The following proteins are co-located in the Desulfurococcus amylolyticus Z-533 genome:
- a CDS encoding M protein, with protein sequence MEALSDEYKKLVEELVYKVKVEVDSLEARVREAIEKGDREAALKSLREGVENVLREIADSTKKLEEYGGRVENSVLEKALEDFRTGLRQQLERVRSIVETVSERYGRRAVESALSVSDTISRSLAEIASTATKLAQDLAERVAEVVGRIARLPGTTLVVSARVRKEDMEVIDKLVEAGVFKSRSEAIAYFTRKGIEASRDWIEKALEKAEKIRELARDLRKDVEEYLEK encoded by the coding sequence GTGGAAGCCTTGAGCGATGAATACAAGAAACTGGTTGAAGAACTAGTCTACAAGGTGAAAGTCGAAGTAGATTCTCTCGAGGCTAGGGTTAGAGAAGCTATCGAGAAAGGGGATAGGGAGGCAGCTCTAAAATCCCTCAGGGAGGGCGTGGAGAATGTTCTTAGGGAAATAGCCGATTCCACGAAGAAGCTTGAAGAATACGGGGGTAGGGTTGAGAATAGTGTTCTCGAGAAAGCTCTAGAAGACTTTAGAACAGGGCTTAGGCAACAGCTCGAGAGGGTAAGGTCTATTGTTGAGACAGTGTCGGAGAGGTACGGTAGGAGAGCTGTAGAATCCGCTTTAAGCGTCAGCGACACTATCTCTAGGAGCCTCGCCGAGATAGCGTCTACTGCTACAAAGCTCGCGCAAGACCTTGCTGAAAGGGTTGCCGAGGTAGTAGGCAGGATAGCTAGGCTACCCGGGACTACGCTAGTTGTATCTGCGAGGGTTAGGAAGGAGGACATGGAGGTAATAGACAAACTCGTAGAAGCAGGAGTATTCAAGAGCAGGAGCGAGGCTATAGCCTACTTCACTAGGAAAGGTATTGAAGCGAGCAGGGATTGGATTGAGAAAGCCCTTGAGAAAGCAGAGAAGATTAGGGAGCTTGCGAGAGACTTGAGGAAGGATGTCGAAGAATACTTGGAGAAGTAG
- a CDS encoding chromate transporter, with product MGNVTLLELFLEFLKIGFFMFGGGYGGIALMYKELVEIKGWVSDEEFTSLLGIAESTPGPIAINSATWIGYSLGGLPGSILATMGVVLPAYLVILTVVTSLRPYMSNDVVRIVFRGINAAVVALILYAFIKVAKSTLLTSAGFSLNLIAFAIFIAAFILLYIGNQHPIIVIIVSALVSVLLKYVFGI from the coding sequence GTGGGTAATGTGACTTTACTGGAGTTATTCCTAGAGTTCCTGAAGATAGGCTTCTTCATGTTTGGAGGCGGATACGGTGGTATAGCCTTAATGTATAAGGAGCTCGTTGAAATAAAGGGTTGGGTGTCTGATGAAGAGTTCACCAGCCTCCTAGGAATAGCTGAGAGCACGCCGGGTCCCATAGCAATAAATTCAGCCACATGGATAGGGTACTCCCTGGGAGGTCTACCGGGCTCTATTCTCGCTACAATGGGTGTTGTATTACCAGCATATCTGGTGATACTTACTGTAGTTACATCTCTCAGACCCTACATGAGTAATGATGTGGTTAGGATAGTGTTTAGAGGTATTAATGCGGCTGTGGTAGCATTAATACTATATGCATTTATAAAAGTGGCTAAATCCACCCTACTGACTTCAGCAGGATTTAGCCTAAATCTGATAGCCTTCGCAATCTTCATAGCGGCGTTCATACTACTGTATATCGGGAACCAGCACCCAATAATAGTGATAATAGTATCTGCCTTGGTAAGCGTGCTATTAAAATATGTTTTCGGAATATAG
- a CDS encoding H/ACA ribonucleoprotein complex subunit GAR1 produces MNKLGMVEISTRDGFLIVKPSTRDVLKLVNSSVYDENNRRIGRIVDVIGRVDDPRVVVKLESKDLAPSSTILYYYLASQRKYKRGERR; encoded by the coding sequence ATGAATAAGCTTGGTATGGTAGAGATTTCTACCAGGGATGGATTCCTCATTGTAAAACCCTCTACACGGGACGTCTTAAAACTAGTTAATTCCTCAGTATATGATGAGAACAATAGAAGAATAGGCAGGATAGTAGATGTTATCGGTAGGGTTGACGACCCCAGAGTAGTAGTGAAGCTAGAGAGCAAGGATCTGGCCCCCTCCTCCACGATCCTCTACTATTATCTAGCCTCCCAGAGAAAGTATAAAAGGGGTGAGAGACGTTGA
- a CDS encoding acetate--CoA ligase family protein: MLDSFFNPRSVAIVGATPKEGKVGRVILENFIKKYKGRIYPVNPGYNEIMGLKCYRSVSELPETPDLAIIVVPAPSVPEVLRELGEKGCKTVIIISGGFKETGTPEGERLEHEIKELAVKYGIRIIGPNCIGIFDNWSGVDTFFLPEEKMKRPPKGYVAFISQSGAFASALMDWMAYNNIGVSRAISYGNKIDVDDIDLLEYLAGDDKTRVILVYLEGLKNARGRMFIETARRVSRVKPVLVFKAGKTSRGSLAAASHTAALAGNYSLYRSAFKQAGVIEVESFDEMMDAVRILLDQPLMNGNRVYVVTDAGGVGVMLTDALTVQGFELPRTPPDLKEELRKILPPHCIVENPIDLTGDTDDERYIKVLEKVLPRSDVDAVVVVALPQVPGIKGGLADYLIEAKNKYMKPVIVISIGGEEAIKLARKLQENGVTVFESPERAAKALKVLYTYSRIKSNIQG; encoded by the coding sequence ATGCTCGACTCATTCTTCAATCCAAGGAGTGTCGCGATAGTAGGTGCAACGCCAAAGGAGGGGAAGGTCGGCCGGGTTATACTGGAAAACTTCATTAAGAAGTATAAGGGAAGAATATACCCCGTAAACCCCGGGTACAATGAGATCATGGGCTTGAAATGCTATAGAAGCGTGAGTGAGTTACCGGAGACACCGGATCTAGCTATCATTGTTGTACCTGCTCCAAGCGTTCCAGAGGTGCTCAGGGAGCTCGGTGAAAAAGGGTGTAAGACTGTAATAATAATAAGCGGTGGCTTCAAGGAGACTGGGACCCCTGAAGGCGAGAGGCTGGAACACGAGATAAAGGAGTTGGCGGTGAAATACGGTATAAGAATAATCGGTCCCAACTGTATTGGTATCTTCGATAATTGGAGCGGTGTTGACACATTCTTCCTTCCAGAGGAGAAGATGAAGCGGCCTCCCAAGGGATATGTTGCCTTCATTAGTCAAAGCGGCGCCTTCGCATCCGCTCTCATGGATTGGATGGCCTATAATAATATTGGTGTTTCAAGGGCTATAAGCTACGGTAACAAGATAGACGTGGATGACATCGACTTACTTGAATACCTCGCCGGCGACGATAAAACAAGGGTGATACTGGTATACTTGGAGGGTTTGAAGAATGCCCGTGGAAGAATGTTCATTGAAACGGCTAGGAGGGTTAGCAGGGTGAAGCCTGTACTCGTGTTCAAAGCCGGTAAAACCAGTCGTGGAAGCCTTGCAGCGGCAAGCCACACGGCTGCTTTAGCTGGTAATTATTCGCTATATAGATCAGCGTTTAAGCAGGCAGGTGTAATAGAGGTTGAAAGCTTCGACGAAATGATGGATGCTGTAAGAATACTACTGGATCAACCATTGATGAATGGTAACAGGGTCTATGTGGTTACGGACGCTGGCGGTGTCGGGGTAATGTTAACCGATGCGCTAACAGTCCAGGGTTTTGAGCTGCCTAGGACTCCGCCGGACTTAAAGGAGGAGCTTAGGAAAATACTGCCGCCTCACTGTATCGTGGAGAACCCGATTGATTTAACAGGAGATACAGATGATGAGAGATATATAAAGGTACTTGAGAAAGTATTGCCACGTAGCGATGTCGATGCAGTGGTTGTAGTGGCGCTTCCACAGGTACCAGGGATAAAGGGTGGTCTGGCAGACTACCTCATAGAGGCCAAGAATAAGTATATGAAGCCGGTTATAGTTATTTCAATAGGTGGAGAGGAGGCAATTAAGCTGGCTAGGAAACTACAGGAGAACGGGGTAACCGTTTTCGAGTCGCCTGAAAGAGCTGCTAAAGCACTTAAAGTATTATATACTTATAGTAGAATAAAGTCCAATATACAAGGATAA
- a CDS encoding signal recognition particle protein Srp19: protein MSRDNKGRRIVVYPAYIDSKKSRSEGRKISLGKAVPNPSIKEIIEASERLGLNPLYEEKHYPRLKEGKGRVLVDKKSGKLEILRMIADEIRKMRGITG, encoded by the coding sequence TTGAGTCGGGATAACAAAGGTAGGAGGATCGTTGTATACCCGGCTTACATAGACTCGAAAAAGAGCCGTAGTGAAGGAAGGAAGATATCTTTAGGCAAGGCTGTGCCAAATCCTAGTATCAAGGAAATAATAGAGGCCTCGGAGAGACTCGGGTTAAACCCCTTGTACGAGGAGAAACACTACCCGAGGCTAAAAGAGGGAAAAGGGCGTGTCTTGGTTGATAAGAAATCAGGGAAACTAGAGATCCTCCGCATGATTGCCGATGAGATTAGAAAGATGCGGGGGATAACTGGTTGA
- a CDS encoding acetate--CoA ligase family protein, whose protein sequence is MSPRDILAAALKEKRFKLLEHEAFQIIKYYGIPSPEVVVVKSPAEAVELADKIGYPIALKIVSPDITHKSDVGGVKLGLKSREEVGKAVEEMLRTVSLKAPNARLVGVLMYNMAPQGLEVIVGGVRDGIFGPVIMFGLGGIFVEVLKDVSFRIAPITRNDALGMLNEIKSSKILEGYRGQPPVDKEAIADIIVKTARLMEENPEIESIDLNPVMAYPKGAIAVDARIILKQG, encoded by the coding sequence ATGTCTCCACGTGACATATTAGCTGCAGCACTTAAGGAAAAAAGGTTCAAACTATTGGAGCATGAGGCGTTCCAAATAATTAAATACTATGGGATCCCATCCCCGGAGGTAGTGGTTGTTAAATCACCAGCAGAGGCAGTGGAGCTAGCTGATAAAATAGGGTATCCAATAGCGTTGAAAATAGTGTCCCCGGATATAACACATAAGAGTGATGTAGGCGGTGTGAAACTAGGGCTCAAGAGTAGAGAGGAGGTTGGAAAAGCGGTTGAAGAAATGCTTAGAACAGTGTCTCTTAAAGCACCAAATGCTAGACTAGTGGGGGTGTTAATGTATAACATGGCTCCACAAGGACTCGAGGTAATTGTTGGCGGGGTGAGAGACGGCATATTTGGGCCAGTAATAATGTTCGGGCTGGGCGGTATATTCGTTGAGGTATTAAAGGATGTTTCATTCAGGATAGCCCCTATTACAAGGAACGATGCATTGGGAATGCTTAATGAGATCAAGTCGTCGAAAATACTCGAGGGCTACCGTGGCCAGCCGCCAGTCGATAAGGAGGCCATAGCTGATATAATCGTTAAAACAGCTAGATTAATGGAGGAGAACCCTGAGATAGAATCAATAGATTTAAACCCGGTGATGGCCTACCCTAAGGGGGCTATAGCTGTCGACGCGAGGATCATACTTAAACAGGGTTAA
- a CDS encoding CdvA-like protein, protein MPGLTVEKIDEYLGKPVNDPYGRRVGYIVGFYSDSDGNISSLEVSFNDFDFKQVEIERFRFENGNIILLPEWEYMATVLENRLERVKKRAAALEELNSRKEIPKHTYEEFKKKLEESLIKLKEDSKNVKEVLRKRMHEIEDMIVELEKTVTAVKVSYIGGEIPEKAYKASMDHLRRNLDILSSEKASVKNHLDRIEALENLPVDTAVKVSVAAETPSKSQQPIPVVVVES, encoded by the coding sequence ATGCCGGGTCTAACAGTTGAGAAAATCGATGAATACCTTGGTAAGCCCGTGAATGATCCATACGGGAGACGAGTGGGATACATAGTGGGATTCTACAGTGACTCAGATGGTAACATTTCATCCCTAGAGGTAAGCTTCAACGACTTTGATTTTAAGCAGGTTGAAATAGAGAGGTTCAGGTTCGAGAACGGTAATATAATTCTGCTACCTGAATGGGAATACATGGCCACAGTACTCGAGAACAGGTTGGAGAGGGTTAAGAAGCGTGCTGCAGCCCTTGAGGAATTAAACAGCAGGAAGGAGATACCGAAGCACACCTATGAGGAATTCAAGAAGAAACTAGAGGAGTCTCTGATAAAGCTTAAGGAGGACTCGAAAAACGTTAAGGAGGTACTCAGGAAGAGAATGCATGAAATAGAGGACATGATAGTTGAGCTGGAGAAAACTGTAACGGCTGTAAAGGTAAGCTATATAGGTGGTGAAATACCGGAGAAAGCATATAAGGCATCCATGGATCACCTCAGGAGAAACCTGGATATCTTGAGCTCCGAGAAAGCCAGTGTTAAAAACCACCTGGATAGAATAGAGGCGTTGGAGAATCTACCAGTGGATACAGCAGTTAAGGTTAGCGTTGCTGCTGAGACACCGTCTAAATCACAGCAACCGATACCAGTTGTGGTTGTTGAGTCTTAG
- a CDS encoding TldD/PmbA family protein, whose amino-acid sequence MEIYKRILKEALDKGFQEAIVRVLESERTMTKIANSEPSVVQHWRSLDIGLYLVKDKRIFIAEVRGLDPSGTEYTLNQLFSIADKLRESELYAPLPEPGKPVEIGNLVDKNIDKYIEDPSSLAEEVINTAHEERIDYIAGMIDLKHEKEYIASSKGFEGMHEYTSMESYIRAFAGEEGSGQWSTCSTKLRRDKLAEMARIAARYAVDSKSRVDIEPGIYDLILSPMVFGNLLDYISYMASGFSILTGMSMFIKNKPGDKVASEKFTLIDNPHEPELPGSRGFDLEGVPTIRKPIIEKGILATILHNSKTAAKFSASTTGNAGWISPEPWNLIVEPGDYRLEELISEVKKGILINNNWYTRFQNYVEGEFSTITRDALFFIENGEIKTAVRKIRIADKLGNILRNIDGLTKERYDVKWWEISYPTRAPYILVRGVNTSKHTI is encoded by the coding sequence ATGGAGATATATAAGAGGATATTAAAGGAGGCCCTTGATAAGGGGTTCCAGGAGGCAATCGTTAGAGTGCTTGAATCCGAGAGAACGATGACCAAGATAGCTAACAGCGAGCCAAGCGTGGTGCAACACTGGAGGAGCCTCGATATAGGTTTATACCTTGTAAAAGATAAGAGGATATTTATAGCCGAGGTAAGAGGCTTAGATCCAAGTGGGACAGAATACACCTTGAACCAATTATTCTCGATAGCCGACAAGCTCAGGGAATCCGAGCTCTACGCTCCTCTCCCAGAACCCGGTAAACCAGTTGAAATAGGTAACCTAGTTGATAAGAATATCGATAAGTACATTGAGGATCCATCGAGTTTAGCTGAGGAAGTAATTAACACAGCGCATGAGGAGAGAATAGATTATATAGCTGGAATGATCGACCTAAAGCATGAGAAAGAATACATAGCGTCGTCAAAAGGATTCGAGGGGATGCATGAATATACATCAATGGAGTCATATATACGGGCATTCGCCGGGGAAGAAGGTAGTGGTCAATGGAGCACCTGCTCCACAAAGCTTAGGAGAGATAAACTAGCCGAGATGGCCAGGATAGCTGCGAGGTATGCTGTCGACTCCAAGAGTAGGGTAGACATAGAGCCCGGGATCTATGATTTAATACTTTCCCCAATGGTGTTCGGGAACCTATTAGACTACATATCATACATGGCTTCAGGCTTCAGCATCCTCACCGGGATGTCCATGTTTATAAAGAACAAGCCAGGTGATAAGGTAGCCTCTGAGAAATTCACTCTTATAGATAACCCACACGAACCCGAGTTACCGGGTAGCAGGGGCTTCGACCTAGAGGGAGTACCCACTATAAGGAAGCCCATCATAGAGAAAGGGATACTGGCAACAATACTCCACAACTCTAAAACAGCCGCGAAATTCAGCGCATCAACCACCGGTAACGCTGGATGGATCTCACCAGAGCCGTGGAATCTAATAGTGGAACCAGGAGATTACAGGCTCGAGGAGTTAATTAGTGAGGTTAAGAAAGGGATATTGATCAACAATAACTGGTATACTAGGTTCCAGAACTATGTTGAGGGAGAATTCTCAACCATAACGAGGGATGCATTATTCTTTATCGAGAACGGCGAGATAAAGACTGCTGTGAGAAAAATAAGGATAGCTGATAAACTCGGGAACATATTAAGAAATATTGATGGGCTAACAAAGGAGAGATACGATGTGAAATGGTGGGAAATAAGCTATCCAACCAGGGCGCCATATATATTAGTAAGAGGGGTAAATACTTCAAAACACACTATTTAG
- a CDS encoding coiled-coil protein produces the protein MTQTSIEEIQREIEEASKQISEVREKIKTLKEQRYRLINELKTERAEKQKYLGELRSLKEKLKNIREARKRLLEEYKRLAEERRNKIEELRTLREILVMKQNVIQNMSREARTPSNILREEIERLEWMLQTRVLSIEEENRVIQKIKRLTSLLEKAEKLRKEKNEILEVKAFYSSLRIQVKDLTSKLNNMRGEIGRLTAERDKIKQQLNELVKKYLDLKNDIQVKQDSVNAISKEIEDLTNKLNELREKVSNLNKELEKAKLGMVLNMKKQEILEKASGKKRLTIDELKIIYGEPEDFMEEQ, from the coding sequence ATGACGCAAACAAGTATTGAGGAAATACAAAGAGAAATAGAAGAAGCATCAAAGCAGATCAGTGAGGTAAGAGAGAAGATAAAGACGCTGAAGGAGCAGAGATACCGGTTAATAAATGAGTTGAAAACAGAAAGAGCCGAGAAGCAGAAGTATCTCGGTGAGCTGAGGTCGCTCAAGGAAAAACTAAAGAATATTAGAGAGGCGAGGAAACGCCTCCTTGAAGAGTATAAAAGGCTAGCTGAGGAGAGGAGGAACAAGATAGAAGAGTTGAGGACGCTGAGAGAAATACTTGTTATGAAACAAAACGTCATCCAGAACATGTCGCGGGAGGCGAGGACGCCATCTAATATACTGAGAGAGGAGATCGAGAGGCTTGAATGGATGCTGCAAACTAGGGTCTTATCAATTGAAGAAGAGAACAGGGTAATACAGAAGATAAAGAGGCTTACATCGCTGCTGGAGAAAGCCGAGAAGCTGAGAAAAGAGAAAAATGAAATATTAGAGGTTAAGGCATTCTATTCGAGCCTCAGGATCCAGGTAAAAGACTTAACCAGTAAGCTCAACAATATGAGGGGGGAAATAGGTAGGCTTACAGCTGAAAGGGATAAGATCAAACAACAGTTGAATGAACTAGTGAAAAAATACCTTGACTTAAAGAACGATATACAGGTTAAGCAGGACTCGGTTAACGCTATATCCAAGGAAATCGAGGATTTAACCAATAAGCTCAACGAGTTAAGGGAGAAGGTTAGCAACCTCAACAAGGAGCTGGAGAAGGCTAAACTGGGCATGGTTTTAAACATGAAGAAGCAGGAGATCCTGGAGAAGGCAAGCGGTAAGAAGCGTTTGACAATCGACGAGCTCAAGATAATATATGGCGAACCGGAGGATTTCATGGAGGAGCAGTAA
- a CDS encoding transcription initiation factor IIB → MKCPNCGGTNIIFDPDSNSYICQSCGFVFNEKPIYQGFEGFLKNNNTPRYSGMFTNMVHDHGVGGTEISGCFMQHLKQGRSWVRVNSEIKVEKKDRKLKKALQELNEYLKLINPPPAVKETAAKLVHEAVKDKNYKESTLRKIIIAAIYLSYRINDTPKSLKVFISELNVDEKDLWEGVRLIRESNSNIKISRENFDPRHYVGYIIRKLNAPPIVETMANYIISVTEEQGFISGKSPTSLAAAAVYLAGILTNNKRNQVEVAETVGLSDVAIRNAYGSIIKDVDIEVLL, encoded by the coding sequence TTGAAGTGTCCCAACTGTGGCGGCACAAACATAATATTCGATCCAGATTCAAACAGCTATATATGTCAGTCATGCGGCTTCGTGTTTAATGAGAAGCCTATCTATCAGGGTTTCGAGGGCTTCTTGAAGAATAACAATACCCCACGGTACAGTGGCATGTTTACAAACATGGTTCATGACCATGGTGTAGGAGGGACTGAGATATCTGGTTGCTTCATGCAACACCTGAAACAAGGAAGGAGCTGGGTTAGAGTTAACAGTGAGATAAAGGTTGAGAAGAAGGATAGGAAGCTTAAAAAAGCGCTACAGGAGTTAAACGAGTATCTGAAGCTCATTAATCCTCCGCCAGCTGTAAAGGAGACAGCTGCAAAACTTGTCCATGAAGCGGTAAAGGATAAGAATTACAAGGAGAGTACATTGAGAAAGATAATCATAGCAGCTATCTATTTATCGTATAGGATTAATGATACCCCTAAGTCTTTAAAGGTATTTATATCAGAGCTAAACGTCGATGAGAAAGACTTATGGGAGGGAGTGAGGTTAATACGTGAATCTAATAGCAATATAAAGATTTCCAGGGAAAACTTTGATCCGAGGCATTACGTGGGTTATATTATACGCAAGCTGAATGCTCCACCGATCGTTGAGACTATGGCGAACTATATTATATCAGTGACCGAGGAACAGGGATTTATAAGCGGTAAAAGCCCGACGAGCCTGGCAGCCGCAGCAGTATATCTAGCAGGGATTCTCACCAATAATAAGAGGAACCAGGTTGAGGTTGCTGAAACCGTGGGCCTTAGCGATGTAGCTATAAGGAACGCGTATGGCTCAATCATAAAAGACGTTGACATAGAGGTTTTACTTTAA
- a CDS encoding 30S ribosomal protein S8e yields MSHYQGNDLRKPTGGLKGEKRGKRKYELGSPPVNTTLSSSEEKIHVRTLGGGVKYKLKKALYINVAVPDDKTVKKVKILDVVETPSNPQNARFKIISKGTIVKTELGLVKVTSRPGQDGVLNGILLKK; encoded by the coding sequence ATGTCTCACTATCAGGGTAATGATTTAAGAAAACCAACAGGTGGATTGAAAGGGGAGAAAAGGGGTAAGAGAAAATATGAGCTAGGCTCCCCGCCGGTAAACACCACTCTAAGTAGCAGCGAGGAGAAGATACACGTGAGGACGCTTGGAGGAGGGGTAAAGTATAAGTTAAAGAAGGCCTTATACATTAATGTTGCGGTACCCGATGACAAGACGGTTAAGAAGGTCAAGATACTGGACGTCGTCGAGACACCATCAAATCCGCAGAACGCCAGGTTTAAAATTATCTCGAAAGGCACAATAGTGAAAACAGAATTAGGACTCGTAAAGGTTACATCAAGACCCGGACAAGACGGAGTCTTGAACGGGATCCTCCTTAAGAAGTAG
- a CDS encoding TldD/PmbA family protein encodes MLDLVEYAVKLASDLGASYGEARYHGINGFTIYTRNGNVMGSGITSRRGIAVRVVVNGALGFAATPELTRDGVRKTVEKAVSLAKAVSQLMKKPLKQDDSRLGRARYSVVARKPFDSIPLDEKVNYMTGLWRNIQGSTKEARIPVLTVTYNEWTEEKIIVNSDGGYVESSIPRITMYYNMVVTSPAKGSLQRWEQLGGSGGLELLEKWRLHEKLPEEVGRYEEILFKALPPPTDPVDVIVGSEIVGLVVHESCGHPSEADRIMGREAAQAGKSFIKPGMQGSRIGNEYATVIDDPTIPGSYGFYLYDDEAVPARARYLYKEGVIYEHLQNRFTAPFYNTRSNGAARAMDYASEPIIRMANTYLKPGDMSFEELLESVKRGVYIKSYMEWNIDDERWSQRYVGLEAYMIENGELKGYVRNPVLEVTTKSFYSSIDGVDRNLEFYAGTCGKGEPSQGVPVWFGGPNVKLKNIRLRSTVG; translated from the coding sequence TTGCTGGATCTTGTTGAATACGCGGTTAAATTAGCCAGCGATCTAGGCGCATCCTATGGTGAAGCAAGGTACCACGGGATCAACGGGTTCACTATCTATACTAGAAATGGAAATGTAATGGGCTCCGGCATTACGAGCCGTAGAGGTATAGCTGTCAGAGTCGTAGTAAACGGGGCCCTCGGGTTTGCTGCAACACCCGAGCTAACTAGGGATGGGGTAAGAAAGACTGTGGAGAAAGCCGTCTCATTAGCGAAGGCAGTATCTCAACTCATGAAGAAGCCGTTGAAACAAGACGACTCAAGGCTTGGAAGAGCCAGGTACTCCGTTGTAGCTAGAAAACCATTTGACTCAATACCGCTAGATGAAAAAGTCAACTATATGACGGGGCTGTGGAGAAACATACAGGGCTCCACTAAGGAGGCACGTATCCCCGTGTTAACTGTTACATATAACGAGTGGACTGAGGAGAAGATAATAGTCAATAGTGATGGCGGATACGTGGAGTCAAGTATTCCTAGGATAACCATGTATTACAACATGGTGGTGACGTCGCCTGCGAAGGGCAGTCTACAGAGGTGGGAGCAATTGGGGGGCTCCGGTGGATTAGAGCTACTTGAGAAGTGGAGGCTCCATGAGAAGCTGCCTGAGGAAGTAGGTAGATACGAAGAAATCCTCTTCAAGGCTCTGCCACCCCCCACAGACCCGGTAGACGTTATCGTGGGAAGCGAGATCGTCGGGCTAGTTGTCCATGAGTCATGCGGGCACCCGAGTGAAGCAGATAGAATAATGGGCCGGGAAGCAGCCCAGGCTGGGAAAAGCTTCATAAAGCCAGGTATGCAGGGTTCCCGGATAGGTAATGAATACGCTACAGTCATAGATGACCCAACCATACCTGGAAGCTATGGTTTCTACCTATACGATGATGAAGCCGTTCCAGCTAGAGCTAGATACCTCTACAAAGAGGGAGTCATATACGAGCACCTGCAAAACAGGTTCACAGCCCCATTCTATAATACTAGAAGTAATGGAGCAGCTAGAGCCATGGACTACGCCAGTGAACCTATTATTAGAATGGCGAATACGTATTTAAAACCAGGGGACATGAGCTTTGAAGAACTCTTAGAATCGGTTAAGAGAGGAGTATATATTAAGTCTTACATGGAGTGGAACATCGATGATGAACGGTGGAGTCAGAGGTATGTCGGGCTGGAGGCATACATGATAGAGAATGGAGAGTTAAAGGGATATGTTAGAAACCCGGTGCTGGAGGTTACCACGAAGTCGTTCTATAGTAGCATAGATGGAGTAGATAGAAACCTGGAATTCTACGCTGGTACATGCGGTAAAGGCGAACCCTCCCAGGGCGTACCCGTATGGTTTGGAGGCCCGAATGTGAAGCTTAAGAATATAAGGCTTAGAAGTACTGTGGGGTGA
- the uppS gene encoding polyprenyl diphosphate synthase, whose amino-acid sequence MLYKLSPRVLKPVYEIYEKWLWMQIRRGPFPRHIGIIPDGNRRWAKRLGLDPSLGHVYGYEKIKEVLKWIWELKIRYVTIYTMSTENCRFRDEREREYLFNLARKGLAELKNMREIHERKVRVKVFGSLDLVPEDIVVLASELEKETARYDSFQLNIALCYGGRHEIIDAVKAIVKEALEGKISLEDINEELFSKYLYTNGAPDPDLIIRTSGEERISNFLLWQSAYSELYFCDVFWPEFRKIDFWRAIRSYQRRERRFGR is encoded by the coding sequence ATGTTATACAAGCTGAGCCCGCGTGTCTTAAAGCCGGTTTATGAAATATATGAGAAATGGCTTTGGATGCAGATACGCAGAGGGCCTTTTCCAAGACATATAGGTATAATTCCAGATGGAAACAGGAGGTGGGCGAAGAGACTTGGGCTAGACCCTTCACTGGGGCATGTTTATGGATACGAGAAAATAAAAGAAGTCCTTAAATGGATATGGGAGCTAAAAATAAGGTATGTAACAATATACACCATGAGCACTGAAAACTGCAGATTCAGAGATGAGCGTGAACGAGAATACTTGTTTAACCTAGCCAGGAAGGGATTAGCCGAGTTAAAGAACATGAGGGAGATACATGAGAGGAAAGTCAGGGTGAAAGTATTCGGGTCACTGGATCTAGTCCCAGAGGATATAGTCGTGTTGGCGAGTGAATTAGAGAAGGAGACAGCCAGGTATGATTCATTCCAGCTAAACATAGCGTTGTGCTACGGCGGCAGGCATGAGATAATCGATGCCGTAAAAGCTATTGTGAAAGAGGCGTTAGAGGGTAAAATAAGCCTTGAAGATATCAATGAGGAACTATTCAGCAAATACCTTTACACTAATGGAGCACCAGATCCGGATCTAATAATCAGGACCAGCGGGGAGGAAAGAATCAGTAATTTCCTACTATGGCAGTCAGCCTATAGTGAGCTATATTTCTGTGATGTATTCTGGCCGGAATTCCGTAAAATAGATTTCTGGAGAGCCATTAGAAGTTACCAGAGGCGTGAAAGAAGGTTTGGTAGATAA